From Demequina lutea, a single genomic window includes:
- the nrdD gene encoding anaerobic ribonucleoside-triphosphate reductase, with protein sequence MSITEVDPAAQSSKASARATLNVVKRDGRTLRFDDNRIRSAVHKAFVAVHGDLNEMHVRTIRGLIDQIDAELAERFPTSVKIYEIQSVVEHVLLEAREYDVARAYIDYRVQRDFARSKSTDLNHSINRLLDKDQAVVNENANKDSDVFNTQRDLTAGMVGKAIGLRLLPEHVANAHQKGDIHYHDLDYHPYAPMTNCCLIDFKNMLAGGFRIGNAQVEPPKSIQTATAQISQIIANVSSSQYGGCTVNRIDELLSPYAALNFAKHVADAEEWVTDPERRKEYAQSKTRKDIYDAMQSLEYEINTLFTSNGQTPFTSVGFGLGTGWYEREIQRAILNIRIKGLGSEGRTAIFPKLLFTVKRGLNLEPGDRNYDIKSLAVECATKRMYPDVLNYDKIVELTGSFKAPMGCRSFLQGWEDEAGNDVVEGRMNLGVVTLNLPRIALEARGSTEVFWSLLEERLEIVHDALVYRAGRCTEAVPGNAPILYVHGAFGQRLSPLDSVDTLFRNRRATISLGYIGLYEVATAFFGGAWESNPEAKELTVDVLKNLRAHALEWTDETGYWVSVYSTPSESLTDRFCRLDKERFGEVADITDKDYYTNSFHYDVRKNPTPFEKLDFEAEYAQHTSGGFIHYCEYPVLQQNPKALEAVWDYSYDRVGYLGTNTPIDRCYECGYAGDFDPTARGFKCPGCGNEDSRTCDVVKRTCGYLGNPQQRPMVHGRHTEISARVKHMADDIRVPLSATD encoded by the coding sequence ATGAGCATCACCGAAGTCGACCCTGCGGCACAATCCTCGAAGGCATCTGCTCGAGCCACGCTCAATGTCGTCAAGCGCGATGGCCGGACGCTTCGCTTTGACGACAACCGCATCCGTTCCGCCGTGCACAAGGCATTCGTTGCGGTCCACGGCGACCTCAACGAGATGCACGTCCGCACGATCCGCGGTCTCATCGACCAGATCGACGCCGAACTCGCCGAGCGCTTTCCAACATCGGTCAAGATTTACGAGATCCAGTCCGTGGTCGAGCACGTGTTGCTCGAGGCACGCGAGTACGACGTGGCGCGCGCCTACATCGACTACCGAGTCCAGCGCGACTTCGCACGCAGCAAGTCCACCGACCTCAATCATTCGATCAACCGCCTGCTCGACAAGGACCAGGCCGTTGTCAACGAGAACGCGAATAAGGACTCGGACGTCTTCAACACCCAGCGCGACCTCACGGCGGGCATGGTGGGCAAGGCCATTGGCCTGCGGCTACTTCCCGAGCATGTGGCGAACGCCCACCAAAAGGGCGACATTCACTACCACGACCTGGACTACCACCCCTATGCGCCGATGACTAACTGCTGCCTCATCGACTTCAAGAACATGCTTGCCGGGGGCTTTCGCATCGGAAATGCCCAGGTCGAGCCGCCCAAGTCGATTCAGACTGCCACGGCGCAGATCTCGCAGATCATCGCGAACGTCTCATCCAGCCAGTACGGCGGTTGCACCGTCAACCGCATCGATGAGTTGCTGTCTCCATACGCCGCGCTCAACTTCGCGAAGCACGTCGCCGATGCCGAGGAGTGGGTGACGGACCCCGAGCGCCGCAAGGAGTACGCACAGTCGAAAACTCGCAAGGACATCTACGACGCGATGCAAAGCCTCGAGTACGAGATCAACACGCTCTTTACCTCCAATGGTCAGACCCCATTCACGTCGGTCGGCTTCGGCCTTGGCACCGGCTGGTACGAGCGCGAGATCCAGCGCGCGATTCTCAACATTCGCATCAAGGGCCTGGGGAGTGAGGGTCGCACCGCGATCTTCCCCAAGTTGCTCTTCACGGTGAAGCGGGGCCTGAACCTTGAGCCAGGAGACCGCAACTACGACATCAAGTCCCTTGCGGTCGAGTGCGCCACCAAGCGCATGTACCCCGACGTGCTGAACTACGACAAGATCGTCGAGCTCACGGGTTCCTTTAAGGCACCCATGGGTTGCCGCTCGTTCCTGCAGGGCTGGGAGGACGAGGCCGGCAATGACGTGGTCGAGGGCCGAATGAACTTGGGCGTTGTCACGCTCAATCTGCCGCGTATCGCGCTGGAGGCGCGGGGGAGTACCGAGGTGTTCTGGTCGCTTCTTGAGGAGCGTCTCGAGATCGTCCACGATGCGCTCGTTTACCGTGCGGGACGCTGCACCGAGGCCGTTCCAGGCAACGCGCCCATCCTGTACGTCCACGGCGCGTTCGGGCAGAGGCTTTCGCCGCTCGACAGCGTCGACACGCTCTTCAGGAACAGGAGGGCGACCATCTCGCTCGGCTACATCGGCCTGTATGAGGTGGCGACCGCCTTCTTCGGCGGTGCATGGGAGTCCAACCCGGAGGCCAAGGAGTTGACGGTCGACGTCCTGAAGAATTTGCGGGCCCACGCGCTGGAATGGACGGACGAGACCGGCTACTGGGTCAGCGTCTACTCGACGCCCTCCGAGAGCCTGACGGACCGCTTCTGCAGGCTCGACAAGGAGCGCTTCGGTGAGGTGGCGGACATTACCGACAAGGACTATTACACGAACAGCTTCCACTACGACGTGCGCAAGAACCCCACGCCGTTCGAGAAGCTTGACTTCGAGGCCGAGTATGCCCAGCACACCTCCGGCGGGTTCATTCACTATTGCGAGTACCCCGTGCTGCAACAGAATCCCAAGGCGCTCGAGGCGGTGTGGGACTACTCGTACGACCGCGTCGGGTACCTGGGCACCAACACGCCGATCGACCGATGCTACGAGTGCGGATATGCGGGCGACTTCGACCCGACCGCTCGCGGATTCAAGTGTCCTGGCTGCGGTAACGAGGACTCGCGCACGTGCGACGTCGTCAAGCGCACCTGCGGCTACCTGGGCAACCCCCAGCAGCGGCCGATGGTGCACGGGCGTCACACTGAGATCTCGGCCCGCGTCAAGCACATGGCGGACGACATTCGCGTGCCGCTTTCCGCCACCGACTAG